From the Thomasclavelia ramosa DSM 1402 genome, the window AAACTTGATCTCGAAGTTCATCATCATAAGTTGCATAGCTGGTATTGTATTTATCTTTTACTTTTTTTATCGCCATCATTGCCCGATCACACATATTATTGACTGGTAATGATAGATCATCAATATTATAATAACCAAAACTGACTACAACCTTGATTCCAAGATCAAAGTTACCAATGTCTTCATTCATTTGTTGAAGCAACAGGTCTTCAATATTCGCTTGATGAGGAACTACGATTGCAAATAAATCCCCACTTAAACGTCCAATTAATCCGCCAAGTTTCTTCATCCGCTTAACTCCCGTGTTAGCAATATAAATCAATAGTTCATCACCGACACTACTACCATAAATATCATTAATAATCTTAAATCGATCAATATCAAAACAAGCAAGATCATAATTAATATCTTGGTTTTGCGTAATTAATTTTTTAGCTTCGCGATAAAAAGCAGTACGGTTATAGATCTTGGTTAAAGTATCAAAATCAGCCATTATTCTATATTCATTATCTTCGGCCCGACGAATTGCATTATTGATTCGTAATTTAATAATTGCTTCATTATAAGGCTTAACAATTACCTCACTAACTCCTAAATTTAATAAATTAAGAAGATTTCCCGTAAAGTTCCCACCTACGATTAAAGGGATTTGAATATTATCAATATTTTTATAACTAGAATACTTTGCGACATTAACTTCAGTCGCATCATCTAAGTCCATAATAATAGCAACGATTCGATTATCATTAAGGTTATCAATAATATTTTCAAGTTCACTACATATAACAATATGATAGTCACTACTTAAAAACTCCTTTAATCTTAAACAATCATCACTATCTTTTATAACGATGATAATTGTATCCATAATATCTTCCTCCCCAAATCAACCATTAGTAGTATTCTAGCATCATTGTTGTAATTAAACAATCTATTAGCTATCCCCATTTTCTAATTCAATCTATCAGTTTTTCTTTGATTACCCCTGTATAGGCCCGATATCCATCATCATTAATGTGAAGACCATCAAGATAATAATTTTCAACTGGTTGGCCCTTTTTATTGCAAAGTGCCATAAAAGGATTAATCAAAGTAACATAATCATACGGAATAATATTTTTATACTCTTTAAAGACCATCTTTAAGGTATCATTACTGCGTAATCCTTGCTTTGTTGCTTTATAACCATGAAGCATTTCTAAACATGGTAATGGTGCTACAAGATAAATTTTAGTATCCAAACAATTATAATGAATAATTTCGATTGTTTCTTTAACATTTAAAGCAATATCACGGGGGCTCTCCATGACCGTATTACCAAGATCATTTGTTCCAATCATCAAAACCACGTTTTTAGGTTGATATTTGATAACCCCTTCGTCGATGAAATTTAAAAGCATTCCTGAAGTAATCCCCGCTATTCCACAATTATATTTAGTCTCTATCTCAGGATAATACTTGTCCAGATCACAATACTCAGTAATTGAATCCCCATAAAAAACAGTTCCTCCAGGAGTTATATTTTTATTTTGATTAATAATTTCTAACATTCTTATTAAAGTAAATTCTCTTAACTGATAATGGTTAGTTAAATATTTCATATTTTC encodes:
- a CDS encoding GDSL-type esterase/lipase family protein, with product MKENMKYLTNHYQLREFTLIRMLEIINQNKNITPGGTVFYGDSITEYCDLDKYYPEIETKYNCGIAGITSGMLLNFIDEGVIKYQPKNVVLMIGTNDLGNTVMESPRDIALNVKETIEIIHYNCLDTKIYLVAPLPCLEMLHGYKATKQGLRSNDTLKMVFKEYKNIIPYDYVTLINPFMALCNKKGQPVENYYLDGLHINDDGYRAYTGVIKEKLID